In Actinomyces weissii, a genomic segment contains:
- a CDS encoding variant leucine-rich repeat-containing protein produces MSMKSSLAAVEARDPQTSVQRLYEIAASSPELHADLLLNPACTEALRSWILQTGPQAQAPQRPVPPPAPATSQVAASSGGAADPVGRPLTPAATAGPSAAPGQTPSQRSARVVGAASPSTLELPVVLGPLGSAEGATTELPPVTPQPPKAPEPPASLPPSVLPAAVQAGRGWGTPLGGAPAVAGRAEVPAAPSRARSQSTALQGRGVRTATLQGLTPRRVAWLVGAVVLALVLVLGIRALVGAGGGSSEAGGSGAVDTASAGSPTSGADQAVTAGPSPQVTALAPSPTPSRRYSGTKLRPAPADALPARLIDTQTQNIYCQISDERAACSIRERYYNASGAQDCSGELFSITVVDGAPQLACGQSFLGAAGQVPQRLAPQQYAASENFACLVETSGVSCWNQWTGHGFKLAREGYQTF; encoded by the coding sequence ATGAGTATGAAGAGCTCCTTGGCGGCTGTTGAGGCCCGTGATCCGCAGACCAGTGTGCAGCGGCTCTATGAGATCGCCGCGTCCTCCCCTGAGCTGCACGCGGACCTGCTGCTGAACCCGGCGTGCACGGAGGCACTGCGTTCCTGGATCCTGCAGACCGGTCCACAGGCCCAGGCCCCTCAGCGACCGGTTCCGCCACCGGCACCAGCCACCTCTCAGGTCGCCGCCTCTAGCGGTGGGGCGGCTGACCCGGTGGGCAGGCCCTTGACGCCTGCGGCCACGGCGGGGCCTTCCGCAGCACCTGGCCAGACGCCGTCGCAGCGGTCTGCGCGTGTGGTGGGCGCCGCCTCGCCGTCGACCCTGGAGCTGCCGGTGGTCCTGGGGCCGCTGGGGTCTGCTGAGGGCGCGACCACTGAGCTGCCGCCTGTGACGCCACAGCCTCCGAAGGCCCCTGAACCACCTGCCAGCCTGCCGCCGTCCGTGCTGCCCGCCGCCGTCCAGGCAGGTCGGGGCTGGGGCACCCCCTTGGGGGGAGCACCGGCTGTAGCCGGGCGGGCGGAAGTCCCTGCCGCACCGTCTAGAGCCCGGTCCCAGTCGACCGCCCTGCAGGGGCGCGGGGTCCGGACTGCCACTCTGCAGGGGCTGACGCCGCGGCGCGTGGCCTGGTTGGTGGGGGCGGTGGTGCTGGCGCTGGTCCTCGTTCTGGGTATCAGGGCCCTGGTCGGGGCCGGGGGAGGCTCCTCTGAGGCCGGTGGCTCTGGCGCGGTGGACACGGCCTCCGCGGGCAGTCCTACGTCGGGTGCTGACCAGGCTGTTACCGCCGGGCCCAGCCCGCAGGTCACCGCCCTGGCCCCCAGCCCCACTCCCAGCCGCAGGTACTCCGGTACCAAGCTCCGCCCGGCCCCGGCTGACGCGCTCCCGGCCAGGCTGATCGACACGCAGACGCAGAACATCTACTGCCAGATCAGTGACGAGCGGGCCGCCTGCTCGATCCGGGAGCGCTACTACAACGCCTCAGGGGCCCAGGACTGTAGCGGTGAGCTGTTCTCCATCACCGTCGTCGACGGCGCCCCCCAGCTGGCTTGTGGCCAGTCGTTTCTGGGGGCGGCCGGGCAGGTCCCGCAGCGTCTGGCGCCGCAGCAGTACGCGGCCTCCGAGAACTTTGCCTGCCTGGTGGAGACCTCCGGGGTCAGCTGCTGGAACCAGTGGACGGGGCACGGCTTCAAGCTGGCCCGCGAGGGATACCAGACCTTCTGA
- a CDS encoding putative T7SS-secreted protein yields MSRPTDWSPIGFASDPVPGDPLTVASAAKTFQNTADEISKAESHLRNISINGQGEAIHKIRQKCDELAEKIQKAHQICDGVDDALNPYVEVLESAQEVSLKELQNAQTHKAECENAYRHRENIREQYNSSQDAQQRNDLRTQFLQWDNKLKQEGEQVEAARRRLQDAIEGRDSAAETAASKLRELVGNSGLKDSWWDKVCGIARKVSEWLEKIKPWLDKISAILSVVSIVVACIPGLQVVAAVLKIVSLVLAAATLATGLMVNGRKLIDGEMGWGEFALNTGMDVLGFVGAAKSAKGAIGVLKGSRTGLTAAAQHVKDTTSWAKRANELREANPVRRLYGKAKDLWNGEPLKRRVLDEYGYRLWRNGANETIGSGIKYSILREGTKDVYKGTRNLIKDQIVEAYTGKDKQKAPWEYYFPGKIKKALKPVH; encoded by the coding sequence ATGAGTCGTCCAACTGATTGGTCCCCGATCGGTTTCGCCTCCGACCCGGTGCCGGGTGACCCGCTGACTGTGGCCAGTGCTGCCAAGACCTTCCAGAACACCGCTGATGAGATCAGCAAGGCTGAGAGCCACCTGCGCAACATCTCGATAAACGGTCAGGGGGAGGCGATTCACAAGATCCGTCAGAAGTGTGATGAGCTCGCGGAAAAGATCCAGAAGGCGCACCAGATCTGTGACGGTGTGGATGACGCCCTGAACCCCTATGTAGAGGTGTTGGAGAGCGCCCAGGAGGTCTCTCTCAAGGAGCTGCAGAACGCGCAGACCCATAAGGCTGAGTGTGAAAATGCCTACAGGCACCGGGAGAACATCAGGGAGCAGTACAACTCCTCGCAGGATGCCCAGCAGCGTAATGACCTTCGTACTCAGTTCCTGCAGTGGGACAATAAGCTCAAGCAGGAGGGTGAGCAGGTCGAGGCTGCTCGGCGTCGGTTGCAGGATGCGATTGAAGGCCGGGACTCCGCGGCCGAGACCGCTGCCAGCAAGCTCCGGGAGCTGGTAGGTAACAGCGGACTGAAGGACTCCTGGTGGGACAAGGTCTGCGGTATCGCGCGGAAGGTCTCGGAGTGGCTGGAGAAGATCAAGCCTTGGCTGGACAAGATCAGTGCCATCCTCTCTGTGGTGAGTATCGTGGTGGCCTGCATCCCAGGACTGCAGGTGGTTGCTGCGGTGCTGAAGATAGTTTCTCTAGTGCTGGCAGCGGCTACGCTGGCCACAGGGCTGATGGTCAATGGCAGGAAGTTGATAGACGGCGAGATGGGCTGGGGCGAGTTTGCCCTTAACACCGGCATGGACGTGCTGGGTTTTGTGGGGGCCGCCAAGTCCGCTAAGGGTGCCATCGGTGTCCTGAAAGGGTCTAGGACGGGGCTCACTGCTGCTGCGCAGCACGTCAAGGACACTACTAGCTGGGCGAAGCGTGCCAACGAGCTCAGGGAGGCGAACCCGGTTCGACGGCTCTATGGTAAGGCGAAGGACTTGTGGAACGGGGAGCCCTTGAAGCGGCGGGTTCTTGACGAGTATGGTTATCGCCTGTGGCGCAACGGCGCAAACGAGACCATCGGTAGTGGTATCAAGTACTCGATTCTGCGTGAAGGCACTAAGGATGTGTACAAGGGCACCCGTAACCTCATCAAGGACCAGATCGTAGAGGCATACACTGGAAAAGATAAGCAGAAGGCGCCCTGGGAGTACTACTTCCCCGGAAAGATTAAGAAGGCTCTGAAGCCTGTGCATTAA
- a CDS encoding FtsK/SpoIIIE domain-containing protein — MKLRLTVTAPSGVARNLQVTADATATIGDVAAGLAGAGPSRASDPVDPRSVTLEVLEPGGPVSTTGRAGSSIGGGVQGRMLDPALHLDESGLRSGAVVTVRAVSRSHRDSAQEGAVVTVLSGPHGGESFPVPVGATEIGRSSRCDITLGKDPLVSKHHLRLLVGATVEVSDLGSANGVLVGDLKVQRQEVGAADVITIGSTTLRVSRVVAASEIPGSADTTDLGHIRSPRVVPRTPEVTIDLPNAPRPRDKARFPILAMMAPLVMGAAMYLMTRNPLSLVFVALSPIIMIGNWIDQRIRSKRTYKHEVEVFSEAIEQAGKDLEEAHERERAARLAQYPSTEEVLADALLMGPMLWARRPEHPEFLQLRLGLGSDVPRTQLDGGNDADAVPVHKEMIREVQARNDLISEVPIVANLREDGSVGLAGRRDLLDGVAQAVLAQLVLLHSPAELSLVCLTDTRGKGRWGWLEWLPHTSSPHSPIGSMQLACDPTTGTALLARLEELISVRGGAGTPGLRGPAEHEDDSGDEPTVPAVVVLVDGAAVDRARLNRVVEQGPDVGVHVIWVTDHVKDLPAACRTFVDVQAQGTTVGFVRRSRSSDDVVPELLSPERSRGLGRVLAPVVDAGVPVDDESDLPRSISFVSLTGEELADSPEAQVLRWQANHSVINRTGTFPLKRPVSLAALVGQGAEGPISLDLRVHGPHALVGGTTGAGKSEFLQSWVLGMAQALSPDRVTFLFVDYKGGSAFARCTDLPHAVGIVTDLSPAMVRRALTSLRAELRYREHLLNAKGAKDLVTLEKSGDPDCPPSLVIVVDEFAALVSEVPEFVDGVVDVAQRGRSLGLHLILATQRPAGVIKDNLRANTNLRVALRMADESDSQDVLGVKSAAHFPPEIPGRGAAKTGPGRIKQFQSAYPGARTSAEVPVAQVAVEEMTFGVPRPWQVPRHESHSEDIPQDIDRVVDTLARAADLAGLPVPRKPWLPELAASYDLNHLSQRRDTDLLLGVVDDPDNQAQHTEYYHPDTDGNIVFYGAGGSGKSTALRTLAVAAAITPRSGPVDVYAIDAAGGSLQMLEVLPHVGGVIDADDTERVQRLIRHLTEVIDERADRYSAAHAGTITDYRQISGNTAEPRILLLVDGLGAWRGALEKTMDGMALLDAFGRVLVDGRAVGVHVAGTAERPQAITSAMASSFLRKVVLRQSDEDGYMYFGLPKDVLSPTSPPGRAMQTDNPQEMQMAILGQSMDVLAQARELEAFGRYLESRGRQRPAAIKRLPADLTARDLLPVVAGSPVIGMSSDTLAPQVFEAVGVMLVAGPPQSGTTNAVRWMATAVKAWDADAVRVHIASRRSPLAGLEDLWDLSVSGEERIKEALERILPTLEQEARPGHPTVALFIEGYPEFLQGPLEAKLIDAVKKAKRNGHLVVAEGETSGWNSSWPLLQEIRSARTGLLLQPDSGDGDMILRTSIPKVRRGEMPVGRGYWVQASKATKVQVPLLEG, encoded by the coding sequence ATGAAGCTACGTCTGACTGTCACTGCGCCCTCTGGGGTCGCCCGCAACCTGCAGGTCACGGCTGACGCCACGGCCACGATCGGGGACGTGGCCGCGGGGCTGGCCGGTGCTGGCCCGTCCCGGGCGAGCGACCCTGTGGATCCGCGCTCAGTGACCCTGGAGGTGCTGGAGCCGGGTGGTCCGGTGTCCACCACCGGTCGTGCTGGGTCCTCAATTGGTGGCGGGGTGCAGGGGCGGATGCTGGACCCGGCGCTGCACCTGGATGAGTCCGGGCTGCGCTCCGGGGCGGTGGTGACGGTACGGGCGGTAAGCCGCTCCCACCGGGACAGCGCCCAGGAGGGGGCGGTCGTGACCGTCCTGAGCGGCCCGCACGGGGGTGAGTCCTTCCCGGTGCCGGTGGGGGCCACGGAGATCGGGCGCTCCTCCCGCTGCGACATCACCTTGGGCAAGGACCCGCTGGTCTCCAAGCACCATCTGCGGCTGCTGGTGGGGGCCACGGTGGAGGTCAGTGACCTGGGCTCCGCCAACGGGGTCCTGGTGGGGGACCTCAAGGTGCAGCGCCAGGAGGTGGGGGCCGCCGACGTCATCACGATCGGCAGCACGACCTTGCGCGTCTCCCGGGTGGTGGCTGCCTCGGAGATACCAGGCAGCGCGGACACCACGGACCTGGGGCACATACGTTCCCCCCGGGTGGTGCCACGCACCCCGGAGGTCACGATTGACCTGCCGAACGCCCCTAGGCCGCGGGACAAGGCCCGTTTCCCGATCCTGGCGATGATGGCCCCGCTGGTGATGGGCGCCGCCATGTACCTGATGACCCGCAACCCGCTCAGCCTGGTCTTTGTGGCCCTGAGCCCGATCATCATGATCGGCAACTGGATCGACCAGCGGATCAGGTCCAAGCGAACCTACAAGCATGAGGTGGAGGTCTTCTCGGAGGCGATTGAGCAGGCGGGGAAGGACCTGGAGGAGGCGCACGAGAGGGAGCGGGCCGCTCGTCTGGCCCAGTACCCCTCCACGGAGGAGGTGCTGGCGGACGCGCTGCTGATGGGGCCCATGCTCTGGGCCCGGCGTCCGGAGCACCCGGAGTTCCTGCAGCTGCGTCTGGGGCTGGGCTCGGACGTGCCGCGCACCCAGCTGGACGGCGGCAACGACGCCGACGCCGTGCCGGTGCACAAGGAGATGATCCGGGAGGTCCAGGCCCGCAACGACCTGATCTCCGAGGTGCCGATCGTGGCTAACCTGCGGGAGGACGGCTCAGTGGGCCTGGCGGGCCGCCGGGACCTGCTCGACGGCGTGGCCCAGGCGGTACTGGCCCAGCTGGTGCTGCTGCACTCCCCGGCAGAGCTGTCCCTGGTGTGCCTGACTGACACCCGTGGCAAGGGCCGTTGGGGGTGGCTGGAGTGGCTGCCGCACACGTCTTCACCCCACTCGCCGATAGGCTCCATGCAGCTGGCCTGCGACCCCACAACGGGCACGGCCCTGCTGGCTCGCCTGGAGGAGCTGATCTCGGTGCGTGGCGGCGCAGGCACGCCGGGGCTGCGTGGGCCTGCGGAGCATGAGGACGACTCCGGGGACGAGCCTACGGTGCCCGCGGTGGTGGTGCTGGTGGATGGCGCCGCAGTGGACCGGGCCCGCCTGAACCGGGTGGTGGAGCAGGGGCCGGACGTGGGCGTGCACGTGATATGGGTCACCGATCACGTCAAGGACCTGCCTGCGGCCTGTCGCACCTTCGTGGATGTGCAGGCGCAGGGCACCACTGTCGGTTTCGTGCGCCGGTCGCGCTCAAGTGACGACGTCGTGCCGGAGCTCTTGAGCCCGGAGCGCAGCCGGGGCCTGGGGCGGGTGCTGGCCCCGGTGGTGGACGCGGGGGTCCCGGTGGACGACGAGTCCGACCTGCCGCGCTCCATATCCTTCGTGTCCCTGACGGGTGAGGAGCTGGCGGACTCCCCGGAGGCGCAGGTCCTGCGCTGGCAGGCCAACCACTCGGTCATCAACCGCACCGGCACCTTCCCGCTCAAGCGGCCGGTGTCCCTGGCGGCCCTGGTGGGGCAGGGGGCGGAGGGGCCGATCTCCCTGGACCTGCGGGTGCACGGCCCGCACGCCCTGGTCGGGGGCACCACGGGGGCGGGCAAGTCGGAGTTCCTGCAGTCCTGGGTGCTGGGCATGGCCCAGGCCCTGTCCCCGGACCGGGTTACCTTCCTGTTCGTGGACTACAAGGGCGGTTCGGCCTTTGCCCGGTGCACGGACCTGCCGCACGCCGTCGGTATCGTGACGGACCTGTCGCCCGCGATGGTGCGCCGGGCGCTGACCTCCCTACGGGCTGAGCTGCGCTACCGGGAGCACCTGCTGAACGCCAAGGGGGCCAAGGACCTGGTGACCTTGGAGAAGAGCGGTGACCCGGACTGCCCGCCCAGCCTGGTGATCGTGGTGGACGAGTTCGCGGCCCTGGTCTCTGAGGTGCCGGAGTTCGTGGACGGCGTGGTGGACGTGGCCCAGCGGGGGCGTTCCCTGGGGCTGCACCTGATCCTGGCCACGCAGCGTCCGGCGGGTGTCATCAAGGACAACCTGCGGGCGAACACGAACCTGCGGGTGGCCTTGCGCATGGCGGACGAGTCGGACTCCCAGGACGTGCTGGGGGTCAAGAGCGCCGCCCACTTCCCTCCGGAGATCCCGGGCCGGGGCGCCGCCAAGACGGGGCCGGGGCGCATCAAGCAGTTCCAGTCCGCCTACCCGGGGGCGCGCACCAGCGCGGAGGTGCCGGTGGCGCAGGTGGCGGTGGAGGAGATGACCTTCGGGGTGCCGCGGCCCTGGCAGGTGCCGCGTCACGAGTCCCACTCGGAGGACATCCCCCAGGACATTGACCGGGTGGTGGACACCTTGGCGCGGGCGGCGGACCTGGCGGGCCTGCCGGTGCCGCGCAAGCCCTGGCTGCCGGAGCTGGCGGCCAGCTACGACCTGAACCACCTGTCGCAGCGGCGGGACACGGACCTGCTGCTGGGTGTGGTGGACGACCCGGACAACCAGGCTCAGCACACGGAGTACTACCACCCGGACACGGACGGGAACATCGTGTTCTACGGGGCTGGTGGCTCCGGCAAGTCGACGGCCCTGCGCACCCTGGCAGTGGCGGCGGCCATCACCCCGAGGTCCGGTCCGGTGGACGTCTACGCGATCGACGCCGCTGGCGGCTCCTTGCAGATGCTGGAGGTGCTGCCGCACGTGGGCGGCGTCATTGACGCTGACGACACGGAGCGGGTGCAGCGGCTGATCCGGCACCTGACAGAGGTCATTGACGAGCGTGCTGACCGCTACTCGGCGGCGCATGCGGGCACGATCACCGACTACCGCCAGATCAGCGGCAACACCGCGGAGCCGCGCATCCTGCTGCTGGTGGACGGACTGGGGGCCTGGCGGGGTGCCTTGGAGAAGACCATGGACGGCATGGCCCTGCTGGACGCCTTCGGACGGGTGCTGGTGGATGGCCGGGCGGTGGGCGTGCACGTGGCTGGCACGGCGGAGCGTCCGCAGGCGATCACCTCCGCGATGGCCAGCTCCTTCCTGCGCAAGGTGGTGCTGCGGCAGAGCGACGAGGACGGCTACATGTACTTTGGCCTGCCCAAGGACGTGCTGTCCCCGACCAGCCCGCCAGGGCGCGCCATGCAGACCGACAACCCGCAGGAGATGCAGATGGCGATCCTGGGGCAGTCCATGGACGTGCTGGCCCAGGCGCGCGAGCTGGAGGCTTTCGGCAGGTACCTGGAGTCGCGCGGGCGGCAGCGCCCGGCAGCGATCAAGCGCCTGCCTGCGGACCTGACGGCCCGGGACCTGCTGCCGGTGGTGGCGGGCAGCCCGGTTATCGGCATGTCCTCGGACACGCTGGCGCCGCAGGTCTTTGAGGCGGTGGGGGTGATGCTGGTGGCGGGTCCGCCGCAGTCCGGCACCACCAACGCTGTCCGTTGGATGGCCACCGCGGTTAAGGCCTGGGACGCCGACGCCGTGCGCGTGCACATCGCCTCCCGCCGCTCCCCGCTGGCGGGCCTGGAGGACCTGTGGGACCTGTCCGTCTCTGGTGAGGAGCGGATCAAGGAGGCCCTGGAGCGGATCCTGCCCACCCTGGAGCAGGAGGCCCGGCCCGGGCACCCGACGGTCGCCCTGTTCATTGAGGGCTACCCGGAGTTCCTGCAGGGGCCCTTGGAGGCCAAGCTGATTGACGCCGTCAAGAAGGCTAAGCGTAACGGGCACCTGGTGGTGGCGGAGGGGGAGACCTCTGGCTGGAACTCCTCCTGGCCCTTGCTGCAGGAGATCCGTTCTGCCCGCACGGGCCTGCTGCTGCAGCCGGACTCGGGGGACGGGGACATGATCCTGCGTACCTCTATCCCCAAGGTCCGGCGTGGGGAGATGCCTGTGGGGCGGGGCTACTGGGTGCAGGCATCCAAGGCCACCAAGGTGCAGGTGCCGCTGCTGGAGGGGTGA
- a CDS encoding WXG100 family type VII secretion target, with protein MANLNVTYDEMDQQATRLEQSRDSITQQLQQSQSQVQSLVSSGFVTDSASGAFESTVTDFVTSANRTIETLGTLASNLRNMANAYRETDQQIANQMG; from the coding sequence ATGGCCAACCTTAACGTGACCTATGACGAGATGGACCAGCAGGCCACCCGCCTGGAGCAGTCCCGCGACTCGATCACCCAGCAGCTGCAGCAGTCCCAGTCCCAGGTGCAGAGCCTGGTCTCCTCCGGCTTCGTGACGGACTCTGCCTCCGGGGCCTTCGAGTCCACCGTGACTGACTTCGTCACCAGCGCCAACCGGACCATCGAGACCCTGGGCACCTTGGCGAGCAACCTGCGCAACATGGCCAACGCCTACCGCGAGACCGACCAGCAGATCGCCAACCAGATGGGCTGA